In Methylomonas sp. ZR1, one DNA window encodes the following:
- the kdsB gene encoding 3-deoxy-manno-octulosonate cytidylyltransferase: protein MSGGFKVVIPARYGSTRLPGKPLLDIAGKPMIVHVCERALEADAEQVVVATDDQRIFDAVSDLGLQAVMTDPNHQSGTERLAEVARVMGWADEQIVVNLQGDEPLIPPAYIRDVAIALAGQDQAGIATLAAKILDVEEIFNPNAVKVVLDKNGYALYFSRAAIPWNRSTFPDNHDIASAALPHFRHIGMYAYTVGFLQRYCGWAASPLESVESLEQLRILWHGERVLVKIVDKTPEAGVDTEEDLVRVSRRLGLVNSGP, encoded by the coding sequence ATGAGCGGCGGTTTTAAAGTCGTCATTCCGGCGCGCTACGGCTCTACCCGCTTGCCGGGTAAGCCCTTGTTGGACATCGCCGGCAAGCCGATGATCGTGCATGTGTGCGAACGGGCACTGGAGGCTGACGCCGAGCAAGTGGTAGTGGCGACCGACGACCAACGCATCTTCGATGCGGTCAGCGACTTAGGTTTGCAAGCGGTAATGACCGATCCCAATCACCAGTCCGGCACCGAACGGCTTGCCGAAGTGGCTAGGGTTATGGGCTGGGCAGACGAACAGATCGTGGTCAATCTGCAAGGCGACGAACCGTTGATTCCGCCGGCATATATTCGTGATGTAGCTATTGCTTTGGCCGGGCAAGATCAGGCCGGCATTGCGACCTTGGCCGCTAAAATTTTGGATGTGGAGGAAATCTTCAATCCGAATGCGGTTAAGGTGGTTTTAGATAAAAACGGTTACGCCTTGTATTTCAGCCGAGCGGCGATTCCTTGGAACCGTTCGACCTTTCCGGATAATCACGATATTGCGTCTGCTGCTTTGCCGCATTTCAGGCATATTGGTATGTATGCTTATACGGTGGGCTTTTTGCAGCGGTATTGCGGTTGGGCTGCGTCGCCGTTAGAGAGTGTTGAGTCGTTGGAGCAGCTTCGGATACTTTGGCATGGAGAGAGGGTTTTGGTGAAGATTGTTGATAAGACGCCGGAGGCGGGGGTGGATACGGAGGAGGATTTGGTGAGAGTTTCTAGGCGGCTAGGTCTTGTTAATTCAGGCCCCTAA
- a CDS encoding Trm112 family protein, whose translation MDKKLLEILACPLCKSSLIYDKDKQELICKADNLAFPIRDDIPVMLEDEARELSFEEADALRK comes from the coding sequence ATGGATAAAAAACTGCTCGAGATTCTGGCCTGCCCGCTGTGCAAAAGCTCCTTAATTTACGACAAAGACAAACAGGAACTGATTTGCAAAGCCGACAATTTGGCTTTCCCGATCCGCGACGATATTCCGGTGATGTTGGAAGATGAAGCCCGCGAACTGAGCTTCGAAGAAGCGGACGCGCTACGTAAATGA
- the lpxK gene encoding tetraacyldisaccharide 4'-kinase, with protein MNKKLIKWFEDAWYKEMYISAWLMPWSMLYVDAVRFRRFLYRIGLLKKTKLPVPVIIVGNITVGGTGKTPLVIWMVEFLKQNGYKPGVISRGYAGAASTGPQAVTAESDPAQVGDEAVLLAKRCACPIVVGAERVAAGRQLLSTNACDVLISDDGLQHYALERDIEIVVIDGQRRFGNGYCLPVGPLREPQERVKQVDLVVVNGPDELLEGELPMHCKGQQLINMKTGERKPLVEFKDTACHAVAAIGNPARFFAQLAAAGLDCQTHALPDHHPFTAEDLQFKDRRPVLMTEKDSVKCARFATDQYWYLPIDAELPVAFSQQLLKLLKDKAHG; from the coding sequence GTGAACAAAAAATTGATCAAATGGTTTGAGGACGCCTGGTACAAGGAGATGTATATCTCCGCTTGGTTGATGCCATGGTCCATGCTCTATGTCGATGCGGTCCGCTTCCGGCGCTTTTTGTATCGCATAGGCTTACTGAAAAAGACCAAATTGCCGGTGCCGGTCATTATCGTCGGCAACATCACCGTCGGCGGTACCGGCAAGACGCCCTTGGTGATCTGGATGGTCGAATTCCTGAAACAAAACGGCTACAAACCGGGCGTGATTAGTCGCGGTTATGCCGGCGCCGCCAGCACCGGTCCGCAAGCCGTAACCGCCGAGAGCGATCCGGCGCAAGTGGGTGACGAAGCGGTGTTGTTAGCCAAACGTTGCGCTTGCCCGATTGTGGTCGGCGCCGAGCGGGTAGCGGCGGGCAGGCAATTGCTGTCAACCAACGCCTGCGACGTGCTGATTTCCGATGACGGTTTGCAGCATTACGCGCTGGAACGCGACATCGAGATTGTGGTGATAGACGGTCAGCGCCGCTTCGGTAACGGTTATTGTCTGCCGGTTGGCCCGCTACGCGAGCCGCAGGAACGAGTCAAACAAGTGGATTTGGTGGTGGTCAACGGCCCGGATGAATTGTTGGAAGGCGAGTTGCCGATGCACTGCAAGGGCCAGCAACTGATCAACATGAAAACCGGCGAACGAAAACCGCTGGTCGAATTCAAAGACACGGCTTGCCACGCCGTCGCGGCGATAGGCAACCCGGCCCGTTTCTTTGCGCAATTGGCGGCTGCCGGACTGGATTGTCAAACCCACGCCTTGCCGGACCACCATCCTTTTACTGCCGAAGATTTGCAATTTAAAGACCGGCGCCCGGTGCTTATGACCGAAAAGGACTCGGTGAAATGTGCCCGTTTCGCTACCGACCAATATTGGTATTTACCTATCGATGCCGAATTGCCCGTGGCATTTTCTCAACAACTGTTAAAACTACTCAAAGACAAAGCTCATGGATAA
- a CDS encoding biopolymer transporter ExbD has protein sequence MQFRRKRRTQVDIGLIPMIDVLLVLLFFFMVATTFRHHSELKINLPEAQGSDATEQGKTINLYVDAKGTYALAGEDNQFHELVNQNLDGLKAALAQTAGESRLLPFIISADGKAPHQAVVSALDVANQLGFHHITFAINRPEKP, from the coding sequence ATGCAATTCCGCCGCAAACGCCGCACGCAGGTCGATATCGGTTTAATCCCGATGATAGATGTGTTGTTGGTTTTACTGTTTTTCTTCATGGTGGCCACCACGTTTCGCCATCATTCCGAACTGAAGATCAACTTACCGGAAGCGCAAGGCAGCGATGCCACGGAGCAAGGTAAGACCATCAATTTATACGTCGATGCCAAAGGTACTTATGCCTTGGCCGGTGAGGATAATCAGTTTCACGAGTTGGTGAATCAAAACCTGGACGGCTTGAAAGCGGCTTTAGCACAAACCGCCGGCGAATCCAGACTATTGCCGTTCATCATCAGTGCCGACGGCAAAGCCCCGCATCAAGCGGTAGTCAGCGCCTTGGATGTAGCAAATCAATTGGGCTTTCATCATATTACCTTTGCTATCAACAGACCGGAAAAACCGTGA